TTCTTTATTCTCCACAACACCTTCATATAAGTGAGCCGGAGCCACCCCTCCTTTGAAGAGGAGACTCTGTGTCACCCTCCCTTAAATACCCTCCCTGCCACTCTACCATAAATACGATCCAGATATGAGAATACTGCCTATCTCTTACTgtaatttcttaaataattttaaataacttaGGAACAGTAGATGTGCCGTGGGCCGTTCTAgtctgcaggcaggcagaggtgTCGAGCTacgtgctgctggggctgcagagtgGGCTGTGCTAACAGCACCGACATGAGATGTCTGTAGTCCCCATCCTGCAGTCCCTGGGAGCTGCAAGCAGGAGACGTGGGCTCATGCAGCCGTCCTGAAGCCATGCTCCATGTCAGGAGCTCGTGGTGATGTGGCTGGCATGGCAGCAGTGTCCCATcctgcctggctctgctcagTCCCGCTTGGCGCTCCGCAGGTAGCTCTGTACCCAGGGGTCGCTGGGGTTGGCACAGACTTCGCGCTTCTTTGTGACAAAGCTGTGGGATGAGACAGAGGTGAGACACTGAGatcactgctcagagcagaagcCTGGGTTTGGGGTTCACAAGAGGTTCTCCACCATCCCCAAGCTGATGCTGCGTTCACCACAATTCCACCACTCCCATTCTTCTCCCACATCAATTCCTGCAGGAACACCCCTGGGAGTCCCCAAAGAGCATCCCTGGCCACCCCTGCAGGAGCATCCCGGCAGTCCCCGTGTCAGCCCTTTCCCCTTGGTTCCCCCTGCCTTGTGCACAGCACACCCGCAGCCCCCTCTCTCTGACCCGCAGCCCTCGGCCGACCCCACACACCCACACCACGTCCATATCAGTACTTACATGATGGCTGGCTGCgagcagctggtgctgctgctgtagtGACTGCGGATGAGGTTCCGTGGGATCTTGTGTTTTATGTAAGAAGTGCAGCAGGTCGGGACGTCGGGTCCCACTGGAAGAGGCAGAGAGAGACAGCATGAGTGTGGGGTGAGCTCAGGAGCCATgcagggaggagggagcagagaaCTAGGGGACAATTAAGTTTGAAAGGTGCACTGGAGATCACCTGGCTCAATGGAGCCAGGGAAGGGAACATGAGGGAGAATCCTACTCAGTTCCAGGGCAGAGACCGGAGTCTCTACGCTATGACCAGGAGCAAGGACCCCAGAATCAGAATGGTGGATGGATGAATGAACAGATGGAcagacggatggatggatgggcagatggacggatggatggatggatggatggatggatggatggatggatggatggatggatggatggatggatggatggatggatgatttTCCAGTTTGGAGGTTTCTAGATGAGCTGATCTAAGTGCAGAGCggagagaagctgaaaaattcCCTGCCCTCTGCCTCAAAGGAGAAATGACAACAAAGGCTCAGAGCTGTTCTTCCTTCTCAAACAATGGAGCAGGACTCACCTGGGGCAGAGGAGGCTCGGGAGCAGGAGGATGCGATGAGCAGAAGAGCGAGAACAACTGCAGAGAGCTTCATCTTCCCGTCGGATGAGGGCTGTTCGAGCAGGACCAGGAGCTCAGGCAGATGCAGGGCAGTCTGCAGCAACTGGATGCAGATCCCTTTTAATAGGAAGTCCTGGAGTCAGCAGGGAGACGATCCAGTGGAAATTCCAGGATGATGACAGAGGATGTCACAAAAgtgaaatagtaaaaaaaaaaaaaaaaggaaaaaaaaggcagaaagaatgGGATGTAGTTCACACTGGAGCCAAGAATGCTGGGATACTAAGCTCTGAGTCAGCATTCGTTTTCGTTTTTATCAGCTCAAAAGGAAACTCAATTGTGCCAAGTGGCATGACCACAAAGAAGAGTTCTATTCATCATAATTACAGGAGGGATTTTCCCTATGAGTCTGGATAGCAAAAGAAACAATGTTTGGTTAAGATTACACAACTCTGGAAAAAAACCAAGCCCAAGGAGCGCTCGTGCTGCTGTTGTGCGGGTGCTTGTCAGGGGTTTGCTGCACGGCAGCATGAGGAGCACCGTGGGTCCGCATCACCCAGTGcccagcagggagcagtggggttggGACCCCCCTACCTTGTCCTGGATTGGGATCAAACTCCCTCAGGGGCAGCACattgcactgctgagctgtgtgagGTTCTGCCACCCCATTCCTAGCCTGCCCAGCTCTCTGCACAACAccaccactcctcccagctctgtgctgtctgcagaaCTGCCCAGGGTGCATGCTGTACCCTTCAGGTCATCAGGATATGGAACAGGGTTGCCCTCAGGGCTGCTCCCGTGGTGAAGCCAATGGGAGCCGTGCGTGCAGCTGGCCATCAGCCCAcatcactgcctgctgcagtttGCCTGTGAGGATGCTACAGTCAGAGCCTGGCAGAATTCAAAACAacctctgctcctcctcctgtGGGCTCTCAGGCTctgcctgcccacagcccccTAACAGCCATAGGCCACCACAGACTGCAGCACCCCAGGCATGAGGTGCAGGAGATCCCCAGCACAGGTGAGGATGTGCTCACATGAAGTTCCCTGCTGCAATCCGCTTTCCTGCATGTTCAATCCCAACATGGAGTTCGGGATGTCGGTGTGTGCAGCAGGCTGATGTACCCCCAGCAAAGCTGAGGACACACTTTCAATGAGCCAAAGTCTCTTTAGGAGCTGACAAAGGCATCAGGAAGGTGTGGGGCTTTGCTAGGCTCAGAGTGGGCAGGGCAGGGCTCTGCTTTCCCGGTGGAGCAGAGCAGATCCATATGGAGGTGCATGGCAGAACAGCAGGAGCTCCAGCCTTAGGATGAACTGCTGCAGAGTAATATCGAAATTCAGCTTTTTTGCCATGGAAATAAAGCGTGCATGAACAGACATTTGAGGCTTGTTCCCCTCTGCTTGCAACTCACGTGATAAGTGTGCACGGGGAAATCGCAGCCACCACACccgctgctggctgctgcatttccagcGCAGGGGGGCTGTGGCTGGGAGCTCTGTGGCTAACACCAACGAGGGAGAGCTTTGCTCATGGAACTTCACACCTCCTGCAGTGACCAAGATGAGGGGCTGGGGCTTGCACTGTGCCGTCCTGCTTGGCACTGGGGAGGTGCAGTGGAAATACAGCACAGCGCAGAGCAGTGCCCTCGGTGCAGAAGCACTGAGATGCtcagtggaaagaaaggagCCATCGTTTATGGCTGTTGAATTTGGCCAGGCTGAGCTGGAGAGAGGAGGAGACCCTGGAAAGAGCTGCTGCAACCACAGCTGATGCCGGTGCCACCAGCACAAACCTCCTGCGccgcagcccccagctccctgcagctcctcccgcTGCCCCTCGCCCACTTTTGCTTCCAGCTCTCAGTTCTCTGCCCTGTGTCTGCTGGTTGCTCCACCCTAGGGCTCTCTGCCATCAGGAGGCTCCTGCAGCTCAAGCAATTTCCAGCCAATCTCTCTATCAAGCTTTCCCTGTTCCTGGAACTGAGCTGCTTTTATTGCTTTGGGCCCACCCAGCCATGGGCATGAGGTTTGTTTGGGTGTGGGGACAGCCATAAAAGAAAGCTACCATTATTCACTAAGGAGGATTACGGGGAAGGATGCTGCAGGGTGCACTGCTCCTGGCACAGCGGAACCCTGGGGTCCTGGAGCTCAGCTCAGCCATCACACAGCACCCCAACCCTGGATCTTTAgggagagctgggctgcagaACGGCTTCATGCAACTGCAGaactttcttctcctctttgctTGCAGATGCTGAGCGCACAAAGTCCAACAGGTTCATTGATAACCTGCCTGTACTTCCCATCCTGGAAGAGCTTTGGATTTTCTACCTGCTTTTCCTGGGGCAGAAATCTTCCTGTAAGTCTGAGCAATGCATGTCCTAGGGCTCCAAAGGCACTGCAATTCCGTTTTCCCTGTTTCTCTCTTTGTCCAAGGACTGAGAAGAGGCCAAAGcgaggtggattttttttattacactCTAATTTGGTTTGAAATACCTTACATTTAATcctcttttgtttgctttatttcaaaacaaagtccAGGAAAAATCTGAGGCATGCATAGGGAAGCATTAGTTTTCCCCAAAGTATTTTTCCAGAAACTGCCCCTGCTGGAAGAAGCATCCTGTGATGAGATACAGCTTCTTATCAGCACAGTCAGCTTGCTGAATCCTGTctgcacagctggcacaggCTGGGATTCCCACCACAACACGATTTAGGGGAAATGCAAAGCCCGGAGCGGCcgcacagcccccagcactcacagtgctgcttctctcacCAGAGGTTCCCACTGCAGTGGGTTGCAGGACATGACCTCATGCTGAACATTCCAATATTTCTCCACAAGTGTTaagaacagggaagaaaaggatCTCTGGATGCTTCAGAAAAGCCATCTGCAGGCGAGCCCCGAGCAAAGGGAGATGAAAGTGCTGCAGGCTGCGCTGGGGGCAGTTTCCGAACTCAGGACAGCCGTGGTACTTCCTTCTCCAAATGAATGCCAACAACTCAGCGTTAAAAACTGCTAAAAACAGTAGCTTACATCAGCCTCATTTGCAGTGTTCCTCTTTCATTGGTCACATTAAGAATTTCCCTACTTCTGTTGTGAGTAAATGTATTTGGGGCTTTTTCTTTATTAGCACTTTCTCCTGGTAGTTCCCTGTGCCAGCAGACAAGCTCCAACACGCAGCATTATCCATGCAAATTAATGCAACACCACTCATTGCTCCAGACAGCCTGTCCTGCTGACTCCAAGCATCACCTGCCCATGGTGGGAGCATCGAAACCAGACGGAGCCAAAGTGGGAAAACATCACTTTCCACCACAGCCTCTCCTACACTAACCCAGTTTCCCCTCAGGAGCTCACCTTGACCCTTCCACAGCCATCCCTCCACCCCAGAGCATCACCAGGTAGAGGTCCTTCATCCCAGACCCCCGTGGCTTCTCATTTTCCCAAAAGGGGAAGAGTGAGAATAAAGGACTTTCTCATTTCATCATAATGGGGTTGTGGGGGTATGGGTGAGGACATGAGGACGCATTTTTTAGGCACTTGTTACAAAATCTCAGGGCATAGCTGATATGACTACAGCCTCCCACCTCTCTCCAGCACACGAATAGCTGGCAGGGTGGTGGTTCTGACagatttctggggaaaaaacagactCTTAGGAAGTGAATACCCCAcatttgtcattgttttttggctttcagcagtggaaaaaaatttgGCCTTTTCCTGGGCTCTGTAATAGTCATgcaatcatagaaccatagattcacagaattgtagaatgacTTGGATTGGAATGAACCTCGAAGGTCATGTAGTTGCGACAACTTATGTGGTTcgatagtgataggatgaggcgaaatggcttcaaactagaaggagggagatttaggtcagatatgaggaggaaattcttcacccAGTGAATTCACCCATTGAATTCTTCAcccagtgctggcactgctgcccagagctgtgggtgccgcatccctggaggtgcccaggCCATGATGGGCAGCCTGAGCACCCGGCCCACAGCAGAAATGGGGCTGACAGgggctgtgaggtcccttccaaccccaacccttTTATGACATTATGATTCAGTGACctaatttttcagtgttaatGAGATCTTTTATCTTCCCCACCACTTCTCCCACCTGCCTTGCCTACGTCATGTACCTTAGGGAGCAGGACAGGACCAGATGGCTGTAGGTGGCAAATCTCAAGACACGACCCAGGAACGCTCAAAGTTACAGTCACAGGGAACAGCTCAGAGGCAAACCATGCTCTTACGTATGTCTGCAAGCTGCATTCCCTGAGCAACAAGAGAGAAGAGCCAAGAAGAACTCAGAGCTGGCTCCTGGTCCAGCTGGCTGAGCACCGGCTCCCTGCCGCCTGCCGGGCTGCGGAGGAACGCTCTCTCCTCATCTTCCAGCTTCTGGGGGCTGAGCACAGGCACAAGCAGTGACACATCACAAGGCTGTGCTCCATGTAACACGACCTGGGAAAACTGGAGAGTTGGGAagggaggaacctgatgaggtttagCAACAGCAAGAGTAGAGTCTTGCACCCgggaaggaataactgcatgcatcagtacagatcaggggatgacctgctgggaagctctgtggagaaggggctggggggctggtggacgacaggttggccatgagccagcagtgtgtccttgtggccaagaaggccagtcAAAAGGCTATGTCAAAAACTGTGACCAGCcggtcaagggaggtgatcctc
The Lagopus muta isolate bLagMut1 chromosome 20, bLagMut1 primary, whole genome shotgun sequence genome window above contains:
- the LOC125703106 gene encoding C-C motif chemokine 4-like; the protein is MKLSAVVLALLLIASSCSRASSAPVGPDVPTCCTSYIKHKIPRNLIRSHYSSSTSCSQPAIIFVTKKREVCANPSDPWVQSYLRSAKRD